CATTTCCGTCCGGAAGCTTTATCGAGAAGTTGGGCGTCTCGAACATTGCTTCGGAGCCCAAGCAATCCAGAAAGCGCGGAAGGGCCGAATCCCCCTCACCCTGGCAAATTGCGTCCACACCTTGTTGATAAATGAAATCAGGGAAAAAAGTTGGGTGGGGTCCGCCAAAGACAGAAAAGCAATCAGTCCGGGTCTTGATTCGATCGTTGATATGCAGAAACCGTTCAGCCTCGGTCGAGCATATGGAATAGGCCAAAATATGAGGAGGATTAGCTTCGATCCGGCGCAAGGCTTCGGACTCGCCCGCGCCAAATTCAATCAGTTCGACTTCATGTCCCGCGCTCTTAAGAATGGCGGACAGCGAGGGAACGGAAATAATTTCCGTAAATCCGATCCGGTCTACGACAAAAAGGACCTTGAGCCTCCCCATGTTCCGATCCTTCGATCTTCCCAAAATTACAGAAATATATCAACGGGATACCGGCGCGTTCAACCACACGAATAACTTGTTGCGCCTGTGCATTGCACGCTCTAGGCGGGAAAGTCAACCAAAATATGAGCAAATTGGTAACCGTTCAGCAATGGGCGGGGGTGAACATCTCTAGTATGGTTACCGAAATTGGTAGGCCTTGACCTACGCGGCGAAAATTCTCCCTTGCCCCCTGCGGCCCTAACTCTCTTCTAATTTATTCCAATCGGCCGGCAACCAGCTCGGTGATATCCATGACTTTTATCTTGCCCTTCTTTTCCTTTCGGGCGCGTGCCGCTGCCTGGTTAAACGAACCCTTGCACGAAGGACACGCGGACACCAGCACATCAGCTCCGAGGTCAATGGCGGTTAGGAGCCTTTTGTACCCGATCTCCCCTGCCAGTTCATTGTCGAAGCCTTTCATGCCCCCTCCGCCGCCGCAGCACTTGGCCTGAGCGCGATTAAGCGGGAATTCGACCAATTCTATTCCGGGAATGGCCTTGAGCACATTGCGGGGGGGTTCGTATACTCCCATGTGGCGCCCCATGTCGCATGGGTCGTGATAGATGGCCTTGAGAGGCTGGACATCCTGTTTGAACTTGAGTCGGCCTTCGCTAATAAGCTTCTCCATGAACTCCACTGCGTGAAGGACCTCGTAATCCTGCCCGCTTCCGTAGTGCGAATAGAGGTCCCGGAAGGTTTTCAGGCACCCGGCACAAGACGTGATCAAAGATTTGGGCTTGTACTTTGAGGTGCGCTCTTCGTACATTTCCATGGTCTTTGTGAATGTGGGCATGTCGCCCACCAGGTACGCAAGATACCCGCAACAGGTCTCTTCTTCGCCCATTGCTCCGTAGTTTATCCCTGCCTTGTTCAATATTTCCATGAAAGCTGGAATTATCTTGACGTCCTGGAAGCTTGTAACGCATCCCAGGTGGAGCAGGACCTCCGTCTCTCCTGGCACGGCTTTCTTGAAATTCGCAGGATAGCTGTCAGCCCTCTTTTCAGGGGGGGCCAGCAGCGGATTTGCGGCTTCCAGCATTGACGAGAGTGCAGGCTTGAAAATTTCCGGAAGAAAACCCTTCTCTACGAGCCTCTGGCGAGCGCTGCGAACTATATCGGACACCTTGACTTGAGCAGGACATACCGCCCGGCAGTTCAAGCAGAGCATGCATTGATAGAGGCGTTTAGCAAGATCCTCGGAGGGCTCTATATTCCCGATCAACATGTTGTAGGCAAGAGTGACCCTTCCCTTTGCGTTCAGAGACTCCAATGTGGTCTCGCCGAAGGTCGGACACCCGGCCCGGCAGAACCCGCACTGAATACATGCGATAATTTCGTTGTCCACGCCTTCGGGGAAATGTTGAATGTTTTGAGGTTCCTTCAGGTATTTCTCGAAGCTGTTTTCGTCCAGGATGTCCGCGATGGCGTCGTCGAAACCCATCTTGCCGGGATTAAGAATGTTGTTGGGATCAAAGGCCTTCTTGATGGTCTTCATAAGATTGAGCCCTTCGCCCAACTGCTTTCCTATGTAAGGGGACTTGGCCATGCCTACCCCATGTTCCGCGGAAACGGTTCCCCCATACCGGAGCGTCATATCAATGAATTCAAGTGCAATTCCCTTGACCTTTTCCCATTCTTCCGCGTCCGCGGGGTTCATAATGAAGGTCGCGTGCAGATTGCCGTCCCCGATATGACCGAACGTTGCTACCGGGAAGCCGACCTTCTTGGCGATCTGCTGGATCTCGGCTATGGTCTCCGGAATGCGGCTGATGGGCACCCCAAAATCTTCCACCAGCGGCACGAGTCGGTAACCGGGCTTGAGGCGACTCATGGCCGGGACCAGACCGCCTCTCGCGGCAAATAGCTTGGCTTTCTCCAGAGGGTTGTCCGACCAGACGTTCTCGATACCGCCGACCGATTTGCAGATCTCATCAATCTTTTTGATCTGCTCTTGCACTGCGCTCTTCGGCCCGTCAATCCCCATGAAGAGTTGGCAATTCACTTCCCTGGGAATGTCCATCTTGAGAGCGTCTCGGGCGACCTCCAGGCAGATGTTGTCCAGTATTTCGCAAGTCGCCAGTTCCATTCCCGTCGTGAAGATCCGCTCCACGGCTCTCCCCGCACTGTCAACGTCCGGGAAGGATGCCTTGGCAAAAGCCTCGTACTCCGGCATGGGCAGAATCTTCACAGTCGCTTCGGTGATTATCCCAAGGGTCCCTTCGGAGCTTGAGAATAGGTGCGTCAAGTCGTAGCCCGCGGAGCTTTTCGGCGCCAGGTCCCCCGTGCGTACCACGCGTCCGTCGGCAAGGACCACCGTCAGGCGCTTAACATAGTCCTTAGTCGTCCCGTACTTGGCAGCTCGAACCCCGCTGGCATTGGTTGCAATCATCCCCCCGATGGTGGCAATCGGCGCACTGCCGGGATCCGGCGGGAAGAAGTGGGTTGGCGCGAGTTTGGCATTCAGCGCGTTGCAGATGACTCCCGGTTCGACGACCGCGTATCCGTCGGCCTTGTTGATCTCCTTGACCTTATTCATCCTAGTGAAATCCAGCACCACCCCGCCCTTCACCGCCAAGACCGCGCCAGTTACTGAGGAGCCGGTCCCGCGAGCTACAACAGGGATTTTCTCCGCATTCGCGAGGGAAACAATTCTGCTCACTTGTTCTGTATCAGATGCAAAAACAATAACTTGAGGGACTCCCGCGTGGATCGACATGTCCCGAGAATAGGCCAGGCAGTCCACCGGGGAAGCGGTCATGTTCTCCGACCCCACGATATCGGACAATCGCTCAATGAAACCCATTTTTTCTCCTCCTGGAGCTGATTCCTTCACCCGGGTACGGGGTCATAATTTGATGCTTTGAAACTCGCGACGGGATGGAAAGAGGCCCAATGCTAATCGAACCGATTATTTCAATGATAGCCCAATTCCCTGTATAAATCAAATCCCGGATTTCACAAGAGAGTCTAAAGCGAAAGACACCTGCTTGAGGGCTCAAGGCATATCACCGCGAGGAATAACATATTGATATAGTATGATCAATAGCCATGCCGTCCGTCCGAGAAACCGGCGAGCCTCTCTTGTTGAATATTCATTATACAGAACTTGTCATCGGGGGGCGCTTGCCCTTTTTCAGTTCCGCGGGGCCGGCGTCATAGATCCAGTTGTAACTGTTCAGTCTTGGGGGGAAACAACTTGCGCTGAACATGTCATTGCGACCCCGCTGAAAAGCGGGGGGAAGCAATCTCGGCCTTTCGGCGCTGAGATTGCTTTCCCGCGGAACGCGGGACTTCACTCCTCGCAATGCCAGAGAGCCAACACCCCCGCGTAAGTGAAGGGCTACATCCAGTTGCTCCGGCGCGATTCAAAAAAATTTCGCGAACTTTGCATCAAATTGGAGGGTCGCGCATCTAGGTTGGTAGAATTGATAAGGGATTGTTAGGTATGGAATTGACTGGAATAAACGGGAAGACTGTATTTCGGAGCCTCAGGGCGGGCGATGGAGACCGGTGAACGCAGAATTAACCACTCAAATTGAGCCTGTACCGTTGACAATTGGACAGCAAGTCGCTGATTGCGATCTCCATCGCCGCCCAATTAGGCGCTGCACAAGCGAACACTTCGGCGATCAGAGAGCCGGCAGGAGCGAAGGATCGCGAACGAGCGCGGAATCTGCCCCTGAACAATCATCTAGTATTTACTTAATGAAAGGCGTGTGATATTAATATCCAATTAGGCTTAAGAAGGCCCCATATGCACGTTCAGGAGGACGAGGAGACTTGCCACTGCTTACGGACAAAAAGAAGTCAATCATAGAGAAGTATCGGGTTCACGAGAGCGATACGGGTTCGCCCGAAGTCCAGGTCGCTCTGCTAAGCGAGAGGATAGGATATCTCACCGAGCACTTCAAGATTCATAAGAAGGACCACCATTCACGCCGTGGTCTTTTGAAGCTTGTTGGGCAACGTCGCAGATTGTTGGACTACCTCAAATCAAAGAGTGTCGACCGATACAAAACATTAATCGCCGAATTGGGTATCAGGAAATAGCGCTGACTCCGCTCGGAATTGACATTCTCGCGCCCGCACTTTTGGGATCGGGGAAATAAGGATTACTACAACTATGTTATTGCATACTTCAAGGACCACTGTTTCCGGGAAAGACATTGTATTTGAGACCGGCAGGCTGGCCAAACAGGCTTCCGGGTCGGTCTTGGTCAGCAGCGGGGAAACCATGGTCCTGGTGACGGCTGTAGCCGAGAAAAAGGGCCGAGAAGGAATCGACTTTTTCCCCCTTACAGTTGACTATCTGGAGATGACCTACGCGGCGGGGAAGATACCGGGAGGTTTCTTCAAGAGAGAAGGACGGCCGACAGAAAAGGAAATCTTGACGGCAAGATTCATTGACAGGCCGATTCGTCCTCTTTTTCCAAAAGGATTCAAAGCGGAGACCCAAATTATCGCCACGGTACTTTCTTCCGACGGCGAAAGCGATCCGGACATGCTGGCCATAAATGGCGCGTCAGCCGCGCTCCACCTGTCTGACATCCCCTTTAACGGCCCCATCGGCGCGGTACGTGTCGGCCGGGTAGACGGGAACCTGATTATAAATCCTTCGCCGATGGAAGAAGGCTATTCGGACCTGAGCCTCATTGTGGTCGGCTCAACTCAGGGAATCGTCATGGTTGAAGGCGGATCGGACCGGCTTCCCGAGGAGACGATACTGGAGGCGATTTTCAAAGGGTACGAAGAAACCCTCAGAATATGCCAGGCCCAAGAGGAACTTAGGGCTGCGAGCGGAAAACCCAAGAGAGAGACTTCGCCCCCTATCGTGGACGCGGAACTCATTGAAAAGGTTAGGAGCGAATGGGGTGATCAGATTCAGCAGGCGATAGGCATTGCTCAGAAACTCGAACGCCAGGCAGCCCTGGAGGATATCTATCACAAAATACTTGCGTCCTTGGGAGAAGAAGGTGAACTGCGTCGCTCCGAGATCCTGGGTTACCTGGAAAAGATCGAGGGTGAATACATACGCAAGATGATCCTGGAGCAAGGAGTGCGTATCGGCGGACGCGCGTTTACGGACATTCGGGACATTTCATGTGAAGTCGGGATTCTTCCGAGGACCCACGGAAGCGCCCTTTTTACACGGGGCGAGACCCAGGCTCTGGTTATCGTTACTCTGGGCACGTCCGCGGATGAACAGAAGATAGAAGCTTTGGAAGGATCCAGCTACAAGTCCTTCCTGCTCCATTACAAGTTCCCGCCTTTTAGCGTGGGCGAAGTCAAGTTCCTCCGGGGGCCGTCCCGAAGAGAAGTCGGTCACGGTGCGCTGGCGAACCGGGCCATAGCTTATCTTCTGCCCAACGACGAGGACTTTCCGTACACGATCCGCGTGGTCTCCGAGATTCTGGAATCCAATGGCTCGTCCTCTATGGCTACGGTGTGTGGCTCATCGCTCTCGCTTATGGATGCCGGCGTCCCCTTGGCCGAACCTGTGGCCGGCATAGCAATGGGATTGCTCAAGGCTGACGATCGAATCGTCATACTCTCCGATATTATTGGTGACGAAGACCATCACGGCGATATGGACTTCAAAGTGACCGGCACCTGGAACGGGGTCACCGCCTTGCAGATGGACATAAAGATCCAAGGGATCACCCGCGAGGTCCTTACCCAGGCCTTGTATCAGGCCAGAGACGGCCGCCGTCACATACTCGAGATAATGAACCAGACGCTCAAGGAATCTCGAACTGAAGTGTCCCCCCGGGCCCCCAGAATTTTGATCTTGTACGTGAATCCTGACAGAATCCGGGACATCATCGGCCCGGGCGGAAAGGTCATACGAGCCATCCAGGAAGAGACCGGCACCAAGATCGAAGTGGATGATACCGGTAAGGTGCTGATTGCGGCGACGGACACCGAGGGTGCGGAAGAAGCCAAAGCGGCAGTCCAGAGGTTAACCCAAGAGGCGGAAATGGGAAGGATCTACATGGGCATAGTCCGAAAAATTACGGACTTTGGCGCCTTCGTAGAAATATTTCCGGGCACGGATGGTTTGGTTCATATTTCTCAGCTTGCGCCGGAGCGCGTGCGGAAGGTTACCGACGTCGTCAAAGAGGGAGACACGGTTCCGGTAAAAGTTATCGGCATTGACCCCCAAGGAAAGATTAAACTGTCACGAAAAGACGCTATAGGTCAGACACCCGAGTAATGAAGCAATCCAAAGTTACTCCACCCCCTTCGAGCCGGCCCAAACATTCGAACCACTATGGCAAGACTATCCTTGGGAATGGTGTACGAATTGTCACGGAGGAGGTCCCGCACCTTTATTCCGCGTCACTGGGCATCTGGATTCGTTCAGGGTCCCGGTTCGAGACTCCTTCTGTAAACGGCATCTGTCATTTTATCGAGCACATGCTTTTCAAGGGGACTGCGCGCAGGTCCGCGTACGTCATCGCAAAAGAGATAGATTCCGTGGGAGGCGTCTTGAACGCCTTCACCAGCAAGGAAATGACTTCCTTCTACTGCCGGGTCCTGAGTGAAAACCTACCGTTGGCCGTGGACTTGCTCACGGACATATTCCTTAACCCGTCGTTTCCTGAGGACGAGATCGAAAGGGAAAAACAGGTTGTTTGCCAGGAAATAGCTCAGTTGGAGGACAGTCCGGAAGATCTGGTCCATGAAATCCTGGGAACCAGATTCTGGCTTGACGATCCATTGGGCCAACCCATACTGGGGACCATTCCCAACATCATGAATTTCGACCGGGAGACCATATCCGTATTCAAGCGCAACAACTATGTTCCCGGCGAGATCGTAATATGCGCCGCGGGCAAACTTCAGCACGAGGCCTTTGTGGACCTGTTCGCGGAACAGATGGACAGGATAGCGGCCCGTGAGCCTCAGGTCTTTGCGCAGAGCGATCGGAGACAGTCGATCTCTCACATAGAGGAGCGGGATTCTGAGCAGGTTCATGTCTGCGTTGCAGTGGACGGCCCCAGTGCGGTGGATGAAAAACGGCACGCAGGCTACATATTAAATACGATTTTGGGCGGAGGAATGAGTTCACGGCTGTTCCAGGAGATCCGCGAAAAAAGAGGATTGGCGTACAGCGTCTATTCTTTTCTTTCGTCTCTTTCCGATACGGGAATGTTCGGGATCTACGCAGGATGTGACCCGGCTCGATTGGAGGAGCTGATCACCACAATGGGCAAAGAAACCTTGTCGTTGGCAGCCACTCTGACGGAAGACGATGTGCGCACGGCAAAGGCCCAACTGAAAGGGAACATCATTCTTGCGACGGAATCGTCGGAGTCTCGAATGAACAGGCTGGCGAAAGGCGAGTACTACTTCGGCCGGTACGTCAGCGTGGATGAAATCATCAGCGCCATTGAAAAAGTCACGGTTCGAGATCTGTCCGAAATGGCGGAAGAAATGATCAATGGAGGCCAACTCACGGTTGTTGCGCTGGGTCCTCTGAGCGTGAAGACTGATCTTCTGGATCTCTTCAAAAACTAGCCCTCCCTTTCGGATCCCATCAGAGAAAAAAATCCCTTCGGAAGCGACTTGTACTCGTAATAAAACGAAGAATATGAAAACGAAGAAGCCCGGACCTGTTTTCGCAGGTCTGGGCCGCCCGCCGGACCCCGCCAAGGCGCTGGTGATTCATCTGCGCACAGTCCCCCCGCACGGAAAAACTGTCTCAAAAGTCATGGAACAGGTGGAATCGTAGCAGGAATGCTCCCTCACCCTGTCCCTCTCCCTCTGGGAGAGGGTTGGGGTGAGGGTAACAAAACAACCATCAACCATGATCGTGGCACGATTTGGCCACCTTCTCAAGTTATGAGGTAGTTTCCGGAGACCGTTGGCTACCAAATTCGCCAATCGCTCTTATGAATCGGACATTATTTTCTGGAAATTGCTATGGAAGCCCGTTCGCGCCCTGAATGGAAACCGGCTTCAATTGTCAGTATCTTTTCGTCTGAACTCGACCTTCTTTTGCGCGTTGTCTATTGATACGGCTATACGGCTTATGCTTTTGATGCCGAGAAGGTTAATTATCTTGGGCATCTGCTTTTCAAAAACGTGTACTTCGATTTCTCCCAAAGGCAGGTGAAAAAGAAAGGCATCTTTTATTCTATATCTAATTACAGTGTGGGCTGTTCCGTCGGCTGTTTGAACTTTTCCTTTTCCCACGGCTTTGACTTCAGTCTCTCGACCGATCTCCGCAAGTAGCTTACGGTCCACGACCGTGTACGTGGCGCCTGTATCGAGCAAAAACCTGTGCGGTTTCCCGCCCTTGCTGAAACTAACCTGCACAAACGAATGGCCGCTCTCTCCTATGGGCACGCTGACATTGAGTGGCCCTGACGCTGACACAGCCAGTTCGCTCAGGACCTTTTCCGCCATGCTCAGGGTCTGTGGGTCAGGGTTCAGTCGAAGTGCCTTTTCCGCGTCCTTACGCGCCTTTTCAATGTTGTCACGGCGTAGCTGAGCCAAACTTCTGCCCGCGTAGGCGAACCCCGACGTCGGTTCCAGCTCGATGGCTTTGTCCAAATCGCTGACAGCCCTGTCAGGGTCCCCGAGATTGATATAGGCAATTCCGCGATTGGCAAATGATGCTGATAGGAGAGAGTGATTGTCGTGAGGCGTCTTGATGGCTTCTGTAAAATCTGAGAGCGCCTTTTTCTGGTCCTTGCCTCGGAGGCTCAACATTCCGCTTAACTGGAGAGCAGTGGCTCGCGTCTCGCCATCGAGTTGATTTGAGCGCAGCACAGTCTTAAGATCTTTCCACGCGGCAGACGCATCACCTTTGCCAAAATAGGCCTGTGCGCGCGCAAGTTGCACCACATGAGCGTTTCGTTCATCGGGAGTCAGCGAGGTCAAAACCAAGGAAAACACTTCAATAGCCTGTTCATACCGTCCGGATTTCAAGTGGGCCTTCCCGGTATTGAACTCTTTGTCCACCCCCTCTGATGCAGCGGCGGCAATGGTGCTCAATCCAAGGAAGACCACAAAAAACAAAACACAGATACAGATGGCTCTTTTCATGAATCGAATCCCTCGATGGCCGGCCAAGTCCAGGGAGTTATTTTTTATGCCTTGTCTTAAACCAGTCAACTATTTCTTCCATTTCAGAAAGTTCTCTTCCCGAAAACTTCCTCACCAAAGTCAAAACCTGCTGCGCCAGCCAAAAGCGTTCCTCCTTTTGGGCTGTGTTTGCGGCATCGAGAATGTGCTGTAAGAGCGCCGTTATTACACGTAGCTGATCGAGGATCGAATCCGCGACTATGGAATCGAGTTTCCTCTGTTTCACTTCGAGAATAGTCACAACCTTGGAAAGGTCCGCGGACGGATCGCTCAAAATCGGCGCGCCTGACCTCAAAATCGCGCCGGCAGCCTCGTCGGACAACAAGAATCCACGATCCAGTTCCACTTTTTGGAGGGACGGATGAATTGCCCTGATCTGAACACCGGTCCTGACATCGAAGAATTCGGACGCGGCGGCGGGACCTTCGCCACCTTTCGGGAAGCGCACCAGAATTGTGGCGTCTCGTATAAGGATGTGATCGTACCGTTCGTCTGTTTCCATGATAACATCCTATCATGCCTGGAGGAGTTCATAACAGTATCCGTTCAGTTACGCGAGGAAAAGAGGTGCCCGACTGGAAACCATCCTTCACCCGTTTCCTCAAAATCCCCCCTAACCCCCCTTTATTAAGGGGGGGAACTCGCATCACCCCCTTACCCCCTTTTCTAAAGGGGGGCGAGGGGGGATTTTAACGCCGGAAGACTGAATGGTTAGCCATAATAATTGGTTTTTGCTTTACATCGATCAGGACCGAATATAGTATCCGCCCGATTGAATCGGTTGATGTGGACGAAATGAAGATCACGAAACTGGAAATCAAAGGGTTCAAAAGTTTTCCGGACAGGACCGTACTGGAATTCCAACCGGGAATAACCTCGGTCGTCGGCCCGAATGGGTGCGGCAAGAGCAACATCCTGGAAGCCATACGCTGGGCGATGGGGGAGCAAAGGGCCCGCACGTTGCGTGGCAAGAAGATGGAAGACGTCATCTTCAACGGCTCCGAAACCCGCAAGCCCGTAGGCATGGCAGAAGTGCGGCTTATCCTGTCCAATGATGACGGAATGTGCCCTCCGTCCATGTCGGACTACGACGAGATAATGATTGCTCGCCGCCTGTTCCGGGATGGCGAATCACAGTATGAAATCAATAATATAGCCTGCCGCCTCTCCGATGTGACCGACTTTTTCCTGGATACCGGTGTGGGCCGGAATTCCTACGCCATCATCGAGCAGGGCCGAGTTGACATGGTGGTCGCGTCTAAGCCCGAGGATCGCCGAGTTCTTATAGAGGAGGCCGCGGGGATCAGCCGGTACAAGTCTCGCAAGGAAGCGGCCCTCAAGAAACTTGAATTGACCCGCCAGAACTTGCAGCGAATCAGCGATGTCGTCGGTGAAGTGAAACGCCAGAGTTCGGCCCTCAAGCGGCAAGCATCCCGCGCAGAACGCTATCGGAAGCTCAGCGACCGTCTCAAGGAGCTGGACATAGGGCTTCACGCCTACCGATGCCATGAGCTTCAGACTCACGGGGCCGTTGTCGGCACTGACCTGGAGAAGAACAGATCTCGGTTGCTTGAAAATGAGTCGCAACTCTCCGCGATGGGAGCCAAGCTTGAGCAATCGCGGCTTGCTGCCCTGGAGACGGAAAAGAGCCTTAAAGACCTGCTCGAAGCACAACACAGGACCGACATTGAGCTAACCTCTGTCAGAGCCCGCATCGAGACACATCAATCCCGGATTGCCCAGCTTCTGGACCGCCGAGGCCATTGCGAGCGGGAAAGGAACTCTGCGGAAGAAAATAAAGAAGCATCGGAACTCCGCGGGCAAGATCTGGAAAAAGCCAAGGCAACACTCAACGAGGACCTCCGAGTGGCGGCCGAAGAGCTAAAATCCGCTTTAGCTGACGGCGCAAGTTCGCAGCAGACGCTAACGGACCAACGAGCAAATCTGGACCGATTAAAGGAAGATATCTTCGGCAGTCTGCAAGAAGCCGCGCAGGAAAGAAATCGAAAAGAAAGCCTTACCAAGCGCAGGATCGAAATCGACGCTCAGTCACGCAGGATCGTCGCCGATGCTGAAGCCATAGGGTCCGCGCTAAAGGCTGATTGCGAGGAAAAATCAAAACTTGTAACCGCTTTAGTTGATGTATCCGAGCAGCGCAAGCAGAGGACAGAGATAAAAGAGGAGCTTTCCAGTGCCGGCCGGCAATCCCGCGAAAGAATCTCTTCTCTCCGAGAAGAAGTGACAAGGCGTGAAAAAGAGTTGGCAGCCGCCCGAGCCCGCCGGCAGTCCCTGGAAGAAATGCAGAATAGTTACGACTGCTATGACGATGGCGTCCGATACGTCATGAACAGCCGGGCCGCGGATGAGAACTCCATGCTTGGCCCGGTGGCGGAACTTATCGAAGTTCCACCGGAGTTTCAGAAGGCGTTGACAGCGGCCTTGGGCGATCGCCTTGGCCATCTGGTGGTTTCTTCCACTCGCGATGGAATGGAAGCGGCGCAACGGCTCAAAGACGCGGGCGCCGGCAGGTCCACATTCATCCCGGTGTGTCCCCGGTCTGAAACACCCCCTGGCAACGGCAACGTACCGCAAGATCTGACCTCACTCAAAGAGCAGGTCCGCCTTCGAGGGGAATGTGAAAGCCTCGCTGATTTCCTTCTGGGAAACTGCTTCGTGGTTGAGGACATGCAACGGGCTGTGGAGATCTGGGAAAAAAACGGCATCAACGTGGACCTGGTCA
This sequence is a window from Desulfomonile tiedjei. Protein-coding genes within it:
- a CDS encoding insulinase family protein, with translation MKQSKVTPPPSSRPKHSNHYGKTILGNGVRIVTEEVPHLYSASLGIWIRSGSRFETPSVNGICHFIEHMLFKGTARRSAYVIAKEIDSVGGVLNAFTSKEMTSFYCRVLSENLPLAVDLLTDIFLNPSFPEDEIEREKQVVCQEIAQLEDSPEDLVHEILGTRFWLDDPLGQPILGTIPNIMNFDRETISVFKRNNYVPGEIVICAAGKLQHEAFVDLFAEQMDRIAAREPQVFAQSDRRQSISHIEERDSEQVHVCVAVDGPSAVDEKRHAGYILNTILGGGMSSRLFQEIREKRGLAYSVYSFLSSLSDTGMFGIYAGCDPARLEELITTMGKETLSLAATLTEDDVRTAKAQLKGNIILATESSESRMNRLAKGEYYFGRYVSVDEIISAIEKVTVRDLSEMAEEMINGGQLTVVALGPLSVKTDLLDLFKN
- a CDS encoding FAD-binding protein — encoded protein: MGFIERLSDIVGSENMTASPVDCLAYSRDMSIHAGVPQVIVFASDTEQVSRIVSLANAEKIPVVARGTGSSVTGAVLAVKGGVVLDFTRMNKVKEINKADGYAVVEPGVICNALNAKLAPTHFFPPDPGSAPIATIGGMIATNASGVRAAKYGTTKDYVKRLTVVLADGRVVRTGDLAPKSSAGYDLTHLFSSSEGTLGIITEATVKILPMPEYEAFAKASFPDVDSAGRAVERIFTTGMELATCEILDNICLEVARDALKMDIPREVNCQLFMGIDGPKSAVQEQIKKIDEICKSVGGIENVWSDNPLEKAKLFAARGGLVPAMSRLKPGYRLVPLVEDFGVPISRIPETIAEIQQIAKKVGFPVATFGHIGDGNLHATFIMNPADAEEWEKVKGIALEFIDMTLRYGGTVSAEHGVGMAKSPYIGKQLGEGLNLMKTIKKAFDPNNILNPGKMGFDDAIADILDENSFEKYLKEPQNIQHFPEGVDNEIIACIQCGFCRAGCPTFGETTLESLNAKGRVTLAYNMLIGNIEPSEDLAKRLYQCMLCLNCRAVCPAQVKVSDIVRSARQRLVEKGFLPEIFKPALSSMLEAANPLLAPPEKRADSYPANFKKAVPGETEVLLHLGCVTSFQDVKIIPAFMEILNKAGINYGAMGEEETCCGYLAYLVGDMPTFTKTMEMYEERTSKYKPKSLITSCAGCLKTFRDLYSHYGSGQDYEVLHAVEFMEKLISEGRLKFKQDVQPLKAIYHDPCDMGRHMGVYEPPRNVLKAIPGIELVEFPLNRAQAKCCGGGGGMKGFDNELAGEIGYKRLLTAIDLGADVLVSACPSCKGSFNQAAARARKEKKGKIKVMDITELVAGRLE
- the pnp gene encoding polyribonucleotide nucleotidyltransferase, encoding MLLHTSRTTVSGKDIVFETGRLAKQASGSVLVSSGETMVLVTAVAEKKGREGIDFFPLTVDYLEMTYAAGKIPGGFFKREGRPTEKEILTARFIDRPIRPLFPKGFKAETQIIATVLSSDGESDPDMLAINGASAALHLSDIPFNGPIGAVRVGRVDGNLIINPSPMEEGYSDLSLIVVGSTQGIVMVEGGSDRLPEETILEAIFKGYEETLRICQAQEELRAASGKPKRETSPPIVDAELIEKVRSEWGDQIQQAIGIAQKLERQAALEDIYHKILASLGEEGELRRSEILGYLEKIEGEYIRKMILEQGVRIGGRAFTDIRDISCEVGILPRTHGSALFTRGETQALVIVTLGTSADEQKIEALEGSSYKSFLLHYKFPPFSVGEVKFLRGPSRREVGHGALANRAIAYLLPNDEDFPYTIRVVSEILESNGSSSMATVCGSSLSLMDAGVPLAEPVAGIAMGLLKADDRIVILSDIIGDEDHHGDMDFKVTGTWNGVTALQMDIKIQGITREVLTQALYQARDGRRHILEIMNQTLKESRTEVSPRAPRILILYVNPDRIRDIIGPGGKVIRAIQEETGTKIEVDDTGKVLIAATDTEGAEEAKAAVQRLTQEAEMGRIYMGIVRKITDFGAFVEIFPGTDGLVHISQLAPERVRKVTDVVKEGDTVPVKVIGIDPQGKIKLSRKDAIGQTPE
- a CDS encoding tetratricopeptide repeat protein, with the translated sequence MKRAICICVLFFVVFLGLSTIAAAASEGVDKEFNTGKAHLKSGRYEQAIEVFSLVLTSLTPDERNAHVVQLARAQAYFGKGDASAAWKDLKTVLRSNQLDGETRATALQLSGMLSLRGKDQKKALSDFTEAIKTPHDNHSLLSASFANRGIAYINLGDPDRAVSDLDKAIELEPTSGFAYAGRSLAQLRRDNIEKARKDAEKALRLNPDPQTLSMAEKVLSELAVSASGPLNVSVPIGESGHSFVQVSFSKGGKPHRFLLDTGATYTVVDRKLLAEIGRETEVKAVGKGKVQTADGTAHTVIRYRIKDAFLFHLPLGEIEVHVFEKQMPKIINLLGIKSISRIAVSIDNAQKKVEFRRKDTDN
- the rpsO gene encoding 30S ribosomal protein S15, with the translated sequence MPLLTDKKKSIIEKYRVHESDTGSPEVQVALLSERIGYLTEHFKIHKKDHHSRRGLLKLVGQRRRLLDYLKSKSVDRYKTLIAELGIRK